A stretch of the Actinomycetota bacterium genome encodes the following:
- a CDS encoding fumarylacetoacetate hydrolase family protein, with amino-acid sequence MRIVTFLGPDGPRPGALVGSIEESRVVDLSTLAPTVEALIEAGPGSWDAARVRSVEGKDQPLGRLLAPLRPASLRDFLAFEDHAKGGARRRNEELNPAWYSSPVYYKGNHRSIVGPDADVRWPSFSERLDFELELACVLGSLEKDLAEDEAGRVIFGYTIMNDWSARDVQRAEMAMRLGPSKSKDFATSLGPCIVTADEFDPRSAHRMIARVNGEVWCRASTADMHWTFPKMIAHVSRDESVWPADVYGSGTPFGGCGLDLDRWVQPGDVVELEIEGIGVLRNRIVRE; translated from the coding sequence GTGCGGATCGTCACGTTCCTCGGCCCGGACGGCCCACGGCCCGGGGCCCTCGTCGGCTCTATCGAGGAGAGCCGCGTGGTCGACCTCTCAACGCTCGCACCCACCGTCGAGGCCCTGATCGAGGCGGGGCCGGGATCCTGGGACGCAGCGCGTGTCCGATCGGTCGAAGGGAAGGACCAGCCGCTCGGGCGCCTCCTCGCGCCGCTGCGGCCGGCGAGCCTCCGCGATTTCCTCGCTTTCGAGGACCACGCCAAAGGCGGGGCTCGGCGTCGGAACGAGGAGCTCAACCCGGCGTGGTACTCCTCGCCCGTCTACTACAAGGGCAATCACCGGTCGATCGTCGGCCCCGACGCCGACGTCCGTTGGCCGTCGTTCAGCGAACGGCTCGACTTCGAGCTCGAGCTGGCGTGCGTCCTCGGATCGCTCGAGAAGGACCTGGCGGAAGACGAGGCCGGGCGCGTGATCTTCGGCTACACGATCATGAACGACTGGTCCGCCCGCGACGTTCAGCGGGCTGAGATGGCGATGCGACTCGGGCCGTCGAAGTCCAAGGACTTCGCGACCTCGCTCGGCCCGTGCATCGTCACCGCGGACGAGTTCGACCCCCGGTCGGCGCACCGGATGATCGCGCGCGTCAACGGCGAGGTGTGGTGCCGGGCGTCGACGGCGGACATGCACTGGACGTTCCCGAAGATGATCGCCCACGTCTCACGCGACGAGTCCGTCTGGCCGGCCGACGTCTACGGCTCGGGAACGCCGTTCGGTGGATGCGGCTTGGATCTGGACCGCTGGGTTCAGCCCGGCGACGTCGTCGAGCTCGAGATCGAAGGCATCGGCGTGCTGAGGAACCGAATCGTTCGCGAGTGA
- the miaA gene encoding tRNA (adenosine(37)-N6)-dimethylallyltransferase MiaA: protein MTGTPAAEAPRPTEPRTDRPARPPVVLALVGATGTGKTGVSLAVAPVLRAEIVSVDSMQIYRGMDVGTAKPTVEERHRVPHHMIDIADPGMRFSVAAFQGSARAAADAILARGRTPLLVGGSGLYYRAVVDDLEFPPTDPAVRSAIARGDPADLVARLRADDPDAAERIDPANVRRVVRALEVMELTSKRFSDFRTAWDRYESRYDLIAAGMRVPSDELDVRVALRVDRMLEAGLVDEVRGLLDRGFRSSLTAARAIAYPEIVAHLDGTISIEEAREQIVRNTRRYARRQMSWFRSDPRIRWFEAADTERATEQIRAYYEHEIARRMVGA from the coding sequence GTGACGGGCACCCCGGCCGCCGAAGCCCCCCGGCCCACCGAACCGCGAACGGACCGCCCGGCCCGGCCGCCGGTCGTGCTCGCGCTCGTCGGCGCGACCGGCACGGGGAAGACCGGCGTGTCGCTCGCCGTCGCGCCGGTGCTCAGAGCCGAGATCGTGAGCGTCGACTCGATGCAGATCTACCGCGGCATGGACGTCGGTACCGCGAAGCCGACGGTCGAGGAGCGCCATCGCGTCCCCCACCACATGATCGACATCGCCGACCCCGGGATGCGGTTCTCGGTCGCAGCGTTCCAGGGCTCGGCGCGCGCGGCTGCCGACGCGATCCTTGCCCGCGGACGGACGCCGCTGCTGGTGGGCGGCAGCGGCCTCTACTACAGAGCCGTCGTCGACGACCTCGAGTTCCCGCCGACGGACCCGGCCGTCCGCAGCGCGATCGCGCGAGGCGACCCCGCCGACCTCGTCGCTCGCCTGCGCGCCGACGACCCCGACGCGGCCGAACGGATCGATCCGGCGAACGTGCGCCGCGTCGTCCGGGCGCTCGAGGTGATGGAGCTCACGTCGAAACGATTCAGCGATTTCCGAACCGCGTGGGATCGGTACGAAAGCCGCTACGACCTGATCGCCGCGGGGATGCGGGTGCCGTCGGATGAGCTGGACGTGCGGGTCGCCCTGCGGGTCGACCGGATGCTCGAGGCCGGGCTGGTCGACGAAGTGCGCGGCTTGCTCGACCGCGGCTTCCGGTCCTCGCTGACCGCGGCGAGGGCGATCGCCTATCCCGAGATCGTCGCGCATCTCGACGGCACGATCAGCATCGAGGAGGCTCGCGAGCAGATCGTGCGCAACACGCGCCGCTACGCCCGGCGACAGATGTCCTGGTTCCGCTCCGACCCGAGGATACGCTGGTTCGAGGCCGCCGATACCGAACGCGCCACGGAGCAAATCCGGGCATACTACGAGCACGAGATCGCGAGAAGGATGGTGGGAGCCTAG
- a CDS encoding cyclic nucleotide-binding domain-containing protein: MPKTSLQLLGSVGLFEGLSQKELTQVHRQAREGEFSVGDVIVTEGETGVGFHLILSGRAKVLAGKRTIATLGPGDFFGELSLIDRGPRTATVVANTPLKTLSLVSWEFLPMLDRNPTIARKLLVAICGRLRNERRSHTH, encoded by the coding sequence ATGCCCAAGACCTCGCTGCAGTTGCTCGGTTCCGTCGGCTTGTTCGAAGGCCTGTCGCAGAAAGAGCTGACCCAGGTCCACAGGCAGGCCCGCGAGGGCGAGTTCTCGGTGGGCGACGTGATCGTCACCGAAGGGGAAACGGGGGTCGGCTTCCATCTCATCCTGAGTGGCAGGGCCAAGGTTCTCGCGGGGAAGCGAACGATCGCCACCCTCGGCCCGGGCGACTTCTTCGGCGAGCTGTCCTTGATCGACCGAGGGCCGCGCACCGCGACGGTTGTGGCGAACACACCCCTCAAGACGCTCTCGCTCGTATCGTGGGAGTTCCTTCCGATGCTGGATCGCAACCCGACGATCGCGCGAAAGCTGCTGGTCGCGATATGCGGCCGGCTGCGCAACGAGCGCAGATCGCATACGCACTGA
- the miaB gene encoding tRNA (N6-isopentenyl adenosine(37)-C2)-methylthiotransferase MiaB — MPTYFIRTFGCQMNEHDSERIAGLLESEGYTRAPEPEAADLVVLNTCAIRENADERLYGTLGHLKAAKRRRPELRIAVGGCGVQKDKRTVLERAPWVDVAFGTFAVGELPALLDRRERTGVPAFEFREHTEVFPSALPSRREQPFHGWVSVSVGCDNACTFCIVPLVRGPQVSRRMDDVLSEVRRLAGDGVVEVTLLGQNVNTYGRDLGGRPLFADLLRSLDEIDGLRRVRFTSPHPHDFTPDVIDAMASSSVVCEHIHFPLQSGSDRVLARMRRSYRIERYLGWLEKIRAAVPDVAVSTDIIVGFPGETEEDFADTLRAVERARFDSAYTFRYSKRDGTMAAGFSDEVAADVMQERFERLVAATERLSLERNREQTGRRFELLIEEPGSRKDPSRATARTRTNKIVHVPADGLVAGMFVDALVTGAHPHHLDGVLA; from the coding sequence ATGCCCACCTATTTCATCCGCACGTTCGGCTGCCAGATGAACGAGCACGACTCCGAGCGCATCGCCGGTCTGCTCGAGTCGGAGGGCTACACGCGCGCCCCGGAACCCGAAGCGGCGGACCTCGTCGTCCTCAACACCTGCGCGATCCGCGAGAACGCCGACGAGCGCCTGTACGGCACGCTCGGGCACCTCAAGGCCGCCAAGCGCCGCCGTCCGGAGCTGCGCATCGCGGTCGGCGGCTGCGGAGTCCAGAAGGACAAGCGAACCGTGCTCGAGCGGGCTCCGTGGGTGGACGTCGCATTCGGCACGTTCGCCGTGGGCGAGCTTCCGGCCCTGCTCGATCGGCGCGAGCGCACGGGGGTTCCGGCGTTCGAGTTCCGCGAGCACACCGAGGTTTTCCCGAGCGCGCTGCCTTCGCGGCGCGAGCAACCGTTCCACGGATGGGTGTCGGTGAGCGTCGGCTGCGACAACGCCTGCACGTTCTGCATCGTGCCGCTGGTTCGCGGCCCGCAAGTCAGCCGGCGCATGGACGACGTGCTCTCCGAGGTCCGCCGCCTCGCAGGCGACGGCGTGGTCGAGGTGACGTTGCTCGGCCAGAACGTGAACACCTACGGGCGCGACCTTGGGGGCCGACCGCTGTTCGCCGACCTGCTGCGCTCGCTCGACGAGATCGATGGACTCCGCCGCGTGCGATTCACCAGCCCCCACCCGCACGACTTCACGCCCGACGTGATCGACGCGATGGCGTCGAGCAGCGTGGTCTGCGAACACATCCACTTCCCGCTGCAGTCGGGATCGGACCGTGTGCTCGCGCGGATGCGGCGCTCCTACCGCATCGAGCGGTACCTCGGCTGGCTCGAGAAGATCCGCGCCGCCGTCCCGGACGTGGCGGTATCCACCGACATCATCGTCGGCTTCCCCGGCGAGACCGAGGAAGATTTCGCGGACACGCTTCGCGCGGTCGAGCGGGCCCGCTTCGACTCCGCGTACACGTTCCGGTACTCGAAGCGCGACGGCACCATGGCGGCGGGCTTCTCCGACGAGGTCGCGGCGGATGTGATGCAGGAACGGTTCGAGCGTCTCGTCGCCGCGACCGAGCGGCTGTCGCTCGAGCGCAACCGTGAGCAGACCGGCCGGCGCTTCGAGCTCCTGATCGAGGAGCCGGGCTCTCGCAAGGATCCCTCACGGGCGACGGCGCGGACCCGTACCAACAAGATCGTGCACGTCCCGGCGGACGGCCTCGTGGCAGGGATGTTCGTCGACGCGCTCGTCACCGGAGCGCATCCGCATCATCTGGACGGCGTCCTCGCGTGA